A window of the Phalacrocorax aristotelis chromosome 9, bGulAri2.1, whole genome shotgun sequence genome harbors these coding sequences:
- the BTBD6 gene encoding BTB/POZ domain-containing protein 6 isoform X2: protein MAAELYPASTNIANSNAAAASAANSKKNALQLQQSAQPPPPPQLQNLNNNNLESANWQSFHPTLRERNALMFNNELMADVHFIVGPPGAAKKVPAHKYVLAVGSSVFYAMFYGDLAEVKSEIHIPDVEPAAFLILLKYMYSDEIDLEADTVLATLYAAKKYIVPALAKACVNFLETSLEAKNACVLLSQSRLFEEPELTQRCWEVIDAQAEMALKSEGFCEIDQQTLEIIVTREALNTKEVVVFEAVLNWAEAECKRQGLPVTPRNKRNVLGKALYLVRIPTMTLEEFANGAAQSDILTLEETHNIFLWYTAVNKPKLEFPLTKRKGLVPQRCHRFQSSAYRSNQWRYRGRCDSIQFAVDKRIFIAGLGLYGSSCGKAEYSVKIELKRLGVVLAQNLTKFTSDGSSNTFSVWFEHPVQVEQDTFYNVSAILDGNELSYFGQEGMTEVQCGKVTFQFQCSSDSTNGTGVQGGQIPELIFYA from the exons ATGGCTGCAGAACTTTACCCTGCCAGCACCAACATTGCAAACAGTaacgccgccgccgccagcgcAGCCAACAGCAAGAAGAACgccctgcagctccagcagagcgcccagccgcccccgccgccccagcTCCAGAAcctcaacaacaacaacttgGAGAGCGCCAACTGGCAGTCCTTCCACCCCACGCTGCGGGAGAG GAACGCGCTGATGTTCAATAACGAACTCATGGCCGACGTTCACTTCATCGTGGGCCCGCCGGGGGCAGCCAAGAAAGTTCCTGCCCATAAG TATGTTTTGGCAGTTGGTAGCTCTGTCTTCTATGCTATGTTTTACGGCGATCTCGCAGAGGTCAAATCTGAAATCCATATACCAGATGTGGAACCTGCAGCCTTTCTAATCCTATTAAA ATACATGTACAGTGACGAAATAGACCTGGAAGCTGACACAGTTCTGGCTACGCTGTATGCTGCCAAGAAGTACATCGTGCCGGCCCTAGCAAAGGCTTGCGTCAATTTTCTGGAGACCAGTTTAGAAGCAAAGAACGCTTGTGTCCTGCTGTCTCAGAGCAGGCTCTTTGAGGAGCCAGAGCTGACGCAGCGCTGCTGGGAAGTGATTGATGCTCAAGCAGAAATGGCACTGAAGTCAGAGGGCTTCTGTGAGATAGATCAACAAACACTAGAGATCATTGTAACCCGGGAGGCGCTCAACACTAAGGAAGTGGTAGTTTTCGAGGCTGTTCTCAACTGGGCAGAGGCTGAATGCAAAAGGCAAGGGCTGCCAGTTACGCCACGCAACAAGAGGAATGTATTAGGAAAAGCTTTGTACTTGGTGCGGATTCCGACCATGACTTTGGAAGAGTTCGCCAACGGAGCTGCCCAGTCCGACATCCTCACCCTTGAGGAAACTCACAACATATTCCTATGGTACACGGCCGTGAATAAACCCAAACTAGAGTTTCCgctgacaaaaagaaaaggactcGTACCTCAGCGATGCCATCGATTTCAGTCATCTGCATATCGCAGCAATCAGTGGAGGTACCGAGGGCGATGTGACAGTATTCAGTTTGCCGTAGACAAACGGATATTTATAGCAGGACTGGGATTGTATGGGTCGAGCTGTGGCAAAGCTGAATACAGCGTCAAAATAGAACTGAAGCGCTTAGGAGTTGTCCTTGCTCAAAATCTGACAAAGTTTACCTCTGACGGCTCCAGTAACACTTTCTCTGTGTGGTTTGAACACCCTGTTCAGGTTGAGCAAGACACGTTTTACAATGTAAGTGCTATTCTTGATGGTAACGAACTCAGTTACTTCGGGCAAGAGGGAATGACTGAAGTGCAGTGTGGGAAAGTGACATTCCAGTTCCAGTGCTCCTCGGACAGTACTAATGGGACCGGAGTACAAGGGGGACAAATACCCGAGCTCATTTTCTATGCATGA
- the BTBD6 gene encoding BTB/POZ domain-containing protein 6 isoform X1, with amino-acid sequence MPLPHGCLNGRIMKCLTFFLLLPETLKKSKKSVRSNGKVPGCYEVVPLSLKKKMAAELYPASTNIANSNAAAASAANSKKNALQLQQSAQPPPPPQLQNLNNNNLESANWQSFHPTLRERNALMFNNELMADVHFIVGPPGAAKKVPAHKYVLAVGSSVFYAMFYGDLAEVKSEIHIPDVEPAAFLILLKYMYSDEIDLEADTVLATLYAAKKYIVPALAKACVNFLETSLEAKNACVLLSQSRLFEEPELTQRCWEVIDAQAEMALKSEGFCEIDQQTLEIIVTREALNTKEVVVFEAVLNWAEAECKRQGLPVTPRNKRNVLGKALYLVRIPTMTLEEFANGAAQSDILTLEETHNIFLWYTAVNKPKLEFPLTKRKGLVPQRCHRFQSSAYRSNQWRYRGRCDSIQFAVDKRIFIAGLGLYGSSCGKAEYSVKIELKRLGVVLAQNLTKFTSDGSSNTFSVWFEHPVQVEQDTFYNVSAILDGNELSYFGQEGMTEVQCGKVTFQFQCSSDSTNGTGVQGGQIPELIFYA; translated from the exons ATGCCACTGCCCCATGGTTGCCTCAATGGCAGGATCATGAagtgtttgactttttttcttctgcttccagaGACCTTAAAGAAGTCCAAAAAGAGTGTGAGGTCAAACGGCAAGGTGCCAGGATGCTATGAGGTAGTGCCCCTCTCCCTGAAGAAGAAGATGGCTGCAGAACTTTACCCTGCCAGCACCAACATTGCAAACAGTaacgccgccgccgccagcgcAGCCAACAGCAAGAAGAACgccctgcagctccagcagagcgcccagccgcccccgccgccccagcTCCAGAAcctcaacaacaacaacttgGAGAGCGCCAACTGGCAGTCCTTCCACCCCACGCTGCGGGAGAG GAACGCGCTGATGTTCAATAACGAACTCATGGCCGACGTTCACTTCATCGTGGGCCCGCCGGGGGCAGCCAAGAAAGTTCCTGCCCATAAG TATGTTTTGGCAGTTGGTAGCTCTGTCTTCTATGCTATGTTTTACGGCGATCTCGCAGAGGTCAAATCTGAAATCCATATACCAGATGTGGAACCTGCAGCCTTTCTAATCCTATTAAA ATACATGTACAGTGACGAAATAGACCTGGAAGCTGACACAGTTCTGGCTACGCTGTATGCTGCCAAGAAGTACATCGTGCCGGCCCTAGCAAAGGCTTGCGTCAATTTTCTGGAGACCAGTTTAGAAGCAAAGAACGCTTGTGTCCTGCTGTCTCAGAGCAGGCTCTTTGAGGAGCCAGAGCTGACGCAGCGCTGCTGGGAAGTGATTGATGCTCAAGCAGAAATGGCACTGAAGTCAGAGGGCTTCTGTGAGATAGATCAACAAACACTAGAGATCATTGTAACCCGGGAGGCGCTCAACACTAAGGAAGTGGTAGTTTTCGAGGCTGTTCTCAACTGGGCAGAGGCTGAATGCAAAAGGCAAGGGCTGCCAGTTACGCCACGCAACAAGAGGAATGTATTAGGAAAAGCTTTGTACTTGGTGCGGATTCCGACCATGACTTTGGAAGAGTTCGCCAACGGAGCTGCCCAGTCCGACATCCTCACCCTTGAGGAAACTCACAACATATTCCTATGGTACACGGCCGTGAATAAACCCAAACTAGAGTTTCCgctgacaaaaagaaaaggactcGTACCTCAGCGATGCCATCGATTTCAGTCATCTGCATATCGCAGCAATCAGTGGAGGTACCGAGGGCGATGTGACAGTATTCAGTTTGCCGTAGACAAACGGATATTTATAGCAGGACTGGGATTGTATGGGTCGAGCTGTGGCAAAGCTGAATACAGCGTCAAAATAGAACTGAAGCGCTTAGGAGTTGTCCTTGCTCAAAATCTGACAAAGTTTACCTCTGACGGCTCCAGTAACACTTTCTCTGTGTGGTTTGAACACCCTGTTCAGGTTGAGCAAGACACGTTTTACAATGTAAGTGCTATTCTTGATGGTAACGAACTCAGTTACTTCGGGCAAGAGGGAATGACTGAAGTGCAGTGTGGGAAAGTGACATTCCAGTTCCAGTGCTCCTCGGACAGTACTAATGGGACCGGAGTACAAGGGGGACAAATACCCGAGCTCATTTTCTATGCATGA